A segment of the Bradyrhizobium sp. CCBAU 53340 genome:
CTCGGGCTCGTCGCGGGTGATCAGCCTGAGCTTGGCGTCGGCGTCGATCGGATCGTTGAGGTCGGTGAGCACACCATCGAGCGCCATCGCAACCGTGCGCTTGGCGAGCGAGGGCGAGATGCCCTTGGCGATCTCGAGGCCGGTAACGCTCTTGTCGTATTCGCGCCGGGCGCCGTCGGGGAAGGTGAGGGTGACCTTGGCGGCAGGGGTCACGGGCTTCAGGTTGCTGAGGGAATATTGGAAGCCGGATTCGGATTTGGGCTGGTCGGACATTGCTTTTCTCCTGAGGCTCACTCCTGCGAACGAGCGCAGGTAAGCGGGAACGAGCGATATATCAGGCGATTCGGCCTGCGCAATCCGGCAAATCCAAGAAAGTGGCGCGCAAAAGCCGGGGCGGTGCGCCAACTATTTCGCGGTATGCCCTTTAACTGGCCACGGGCCTGCTCTACATGCAGTTGCATGGAAAATTCCGGCGCCGGCCGTTTCGCTCCCACCGCCCTGATGCTCGGCAATCTCGTCACCGGCTGCTCGGTGCTGGCGCCGGCGGGGATGCTGCCGGAATTGTCGGCGGGGCTGGGCATCAGCATCCACGCCGCCGGGCTGCTCATCACCTTCGGCGCGATCACGCTGTGCATCGGCTCGCCGCTGACGGCGTGGCTGACCAGCCGCATTGAACGGCGGCTCCTGCTTACGACCACGCTGGCGGTGCTCGCCCTCGGCAATCTCGCCTCGGCCTTTGCACCTGACTATGCAAGCCTGCTCGCCATCCGCCTGGTGATGCTCGCCGTCGGCGCGCTGTATACGCCGCAGGCCGCGGGCACGGCGGCGCTGATCGTGCCGGCGGAGCGGCGCGGGAGCACGATTGCCTTTATCTTCCTCGGCTGGTCGCTTGCTGCCGCCGCGGGCCTCCCCCTGATCACCTTTATCGCCAGCCGCTATGGCTGGCGCGCCGCCTATGGCGAGATCGGTGCGCTCGGCTGTGTCAGCTCCCTGTTCTTGATGATGCGGCTTCCAGGAGGCTTGAAGGGCGCCCCGGTGGATCTGAAGACCTGGGTCGACGTCGGCCGCAACAGGATCATCCTGCTCCTGCTTGCGATCACCATGCTGCAAATGTCGGGGCAGTTCGTCGTATTCACCTATATGGGTCCGCTGCTCAACAAGCTCACCGGCGCCGGCCCCGATGCGATCGGCCTCGTGCTCGCGCTCTACGGCGTTTGCGGCTTTCTTGGCCTCGTCATCGCGACCCGCATTGTCGACACCGCAGGGCCTTATCGCACCTCCGTGCTGTTCACTTTCCTGTTGCTGGCGGGGATGACGGGCTGGGCGCTCGGTGCCGGCACGCTCGTGCTGATGGCGGGCGCGGTCGCGATCTGGGGGCTTGGCTTTGCATCGACCAATTCGATGCAGCAGGTGCGACTGGTCGCGGCCGCACCGGCGCTGGCATCGGCGACCGTCGCCCTCAATACATCCGTCCTCTATGTCGGACAGGCAGTCGGCTCCGCCGTTGGCGGGATGCTGTTCGCCCGCGAGCAGTTGCATATGCTCGGCTTCGTGGCGGTCGGCTTCGTCGTGCTGGCGGTGATCGTGGTGATCGTGACCCGGCCTAGGCCGCTGCCTGCTGCCAAGGCCTGAATCCCGCGTTTTCATCTGCGCAAGGCGCTTGGCAAACCGCGCATCAGAGCGCTAGAAGGCCAGTCGTGGGGATCAAAGAGAGTTGACTGAGATGAGGATGATTCTGGCGGTTGCCGCGGTGCTCTATTCAGCCTCCGCGTTCGCGCAAACCGACAAGCCACCGATGGTGGGGGACAAGCCACTCGTGCAGGTAAAGCCCAAGGGGGCCAAGGCCGGGACGAAGGAAGCGGCTGCCAAGCCGGCTGCTGCGGCGCCAAAAGGCAAGCCGCAATCGATTGCCGTACGGCTCCAGGCGTGCCTCGACATCGATGACGGCACCAAGGACCGTCTCAACTGCTACGACGCCGTAATTCCACCGGCGCCGAAGCCCAAAGCGCCCAAGGCCAAGGGTGTCGCCGACTGCAAATTCCTCAAGGAAGAGGACGAGCGGCTGGCCTGCTTCAACGGCTTTGCCGAGAGCATTCCGAAGCTGCCCAAGAGCTGAACAAAGAGCTGAACAAGAGCTGGAATTATCGGCTCGACGCCGAAGGGCTGGTGGCTACGATGCGCGTCAGCGCTAGCGCCGGCGTCGCCGACATCTTTACCAGCACATCCTTGAGCGGATACTGCGTCCACGCGCGGTTGACGTAGTCGCGGTGGGTGATGCCGTCGCCGGTTTCGACGAACACGACGCTGCCGGGACGCAACGGGCCATCCATGTCCTCGGAGACGCTGATGCCCTTCTGCCTGAGCATGCTCATTAGCTCGTGGTCGCGCCGTGCGGTGTAGTGCGTGTAGGAGCTGACGAAGAAGCCCGAGCGGTGGCTTTCGATCCAGGACGCGAACTTGTCCATCTCGCCATAGACCGCATCGAGCAGCACGACGCCGCGGACGCGATCGCTGATGCCGCCGACCTCAAGGCTCCAGGCGGTCGGCAGGAAGCCGCCGCTATAGCCCACGATCACGATCGGCATGTTGGCGAAGGCCCGCGCGCTGTTGGGATCGCCGGTGAGACGGGCGAGATGGTTGGCCGATTCCTCCATGAAGCGCTTGAGGCCGCCGGGCTGCCAGAATTTTCCGGCGCTGGAATCGGCGGCATCGACAGCCATCTGCGGGGCGAGCAGCACGGCATTGGCGCCGGACGCGGTGATCTGCTGTGGCACCAGCTGACGGTCGCGCACGTCGCGCTCGAGCGTCGCGCCGTTGCCGTGGAAGAACACCACGATCACGCCAGGCTTGCGCACGTCGAAATGCTCGGGGACATGCACCAGCACGCGGCTGTCGTTGTAGGTCTCATCCTGCCAGAACACGCGTCCTGAGAAGCTGCGATGGCCGCGGCGGTCACCCTTGGAGACGTTGAGGAAAGGCGCGTCGGAGGCGGGGTTGTTGCCGAAATAGGGGAAGGCCGAGGATTTCATGCTGACGAGGGTCGTCAGATCCTCACGCGGCGGACGCCGATAAGGGATCTGCGGCTCCAGTGAAGCGACCTTGTAGGGCGCTTGCTCCGGCTGGGGAGGCTGCTGCACGGCGCGCTTGGGCGAGAAGTCCGACATCTGCCGTTGCAGGAAACTCTCGCTCGCCGAGGGAAAGCGCTCCTTGAATTGCGGGGCGGGGAAGCGGTCCTCGAACGTGTCGCCGCTTGCGACTTGCGGGTTGGTCTTGGCGACGACCTGGACATTGGCCTGCGAGTTCGCCGCGAGCGCCGCCGGGTTGGGCGCCTGGCCACATTGAACCAGCGTCAGCAACAGTGGCACCAAGCCGGAGATCAGGGCGATCCGAAGCGCACGACCGCGCGTTCCGGACGCCTTGGTCCGGTCAACGCGCATGTCTGCTTTCAATTTCGGAGCGGCCCCGACCATCCACCCATGACCCCAAGTCACGTCTATCGGCAAATTTGAGACAGTTGAGCCGACTGGCGTTTAGGCGACGTTAAGCGTCCGGAGAAACTAATCCCCACATCCGGAACGATCAAAAAAGACCACGCAATCGTGTCGCGATTGTGGGAGGGGAGCGTGCATTTCCGCGGCCGACTACGGGTTTATGGCCAACAGCGGGCGTTTGAGGTGGCTAATTACCTATTCTGGCCCGCCTCATTTAACCCTTGTTAACCCTGCTTGAATTGACTGGACCAATCTGCACGATGGCTCTCACGAGGCGCGACGCCTGAGGCGAAGGACCCAGATGACGGCATCAGATGCGGGAACCGCGCCCTGGACCGCCCGGCTGACTGGAGGCCGCTCCGGGGTTTCCGTTCTTGTCGCAACCGCCATCGTCGTTGCCGACATGATCGGGGTCGGGGTCTTCACCAGTCTCGGCTTCCAGGTCAAGGACATCCTCTCGGGCTTCTCGATCCTCGCGCTGTGGACCGTTGGTGGCATCGTCGCGCTGTGCGGCGTGTTCTCCTACAGCGAGCTCGGCGCGATGTTTCCGCGCTCGAGCGGGGAGTACAATTTTCTCGGACGCGCCTATCATCCGGCCTTCGGCTTTCTCGCCGGCTGGGTCTCGGCAACGGTGGGCTTCGCGGCGCCGGTTGCGCTCGCGGCCATGGCCTTCGGCGAATACGCCAAGTCCGTCATGCCCGATCTGCCGCCGATCCCACTCGCGATCGGCGTGGTGTGGCTGGTCTCGATCGTGCAATTGACCGGCGTCAGGCACTCCTCGACCTTCCAGTTGATCTCGACCATCCTCAAGGTCGTGCTGATCGTCGCTTTCCTCGTCGCCGGCTTCATCATCGGCACGCCGCAGCCGATCTCCTTTACGCCGCAGGCCGGCGATCTCGCCCATATCGTCAGCGCGCCCTTCGCGATCGGGCTCGTCTTCGTGATGTATTCGTTTTCGGGCTGGAATGCCGCGACCTACATCATCGGCGAGATGAACACGCCGCAGCAGAGCCTGCCGCGCGCGCTGCTCGCGGGGACGCTGATCGTGCTGGTGCTGTATGTCGCGCTCAACGCGGTGTTCCTCTACTCGACGCCGATCAGCGCCCTGGCCGGTCAACTCGACGTCGCGAGCGTCGCCGGCAGCGCCATCTTCGGCAATCTCGGGGGCCGGATCGTCGGCGCGATGATCTGCGTCGGCCTGATCTCCTCGATCAGCGCGATGATGTGGATTGGTCCGCGCGTGATGATGACGATGGGGGAGGACATCCCGGCGCTGCGCGTGTTCTCGAAGAAATCGGTGAACGGCGCGCCGGCCTACGCCATCCTGTTTCAGCTCGCGGTCGCCAATCTCCTGCTGTTCACGCGCAGCTTCGAGGCGGTGCTCGACTTCATCCAGTTCGCGCTGTTGTTCTGCTCGTTCTTCACGGTTGCCGGCGTGATCAAGCTGCGCATCACCGCCCCCGACCTGCCGCGGCCCTATCGCGCCTGGGGATACCCGTTCACGCCGCTCATTTTCCTGCTCGTGACCGCGTCCATGATGTACTACCTCTTGACCGAGCGGCCGGTGCAGTCGGTGTCGGGGATGCTCGTCATGCTCTCGGGCCTGTTGATTTATGCTGTTTTCCGCAGGCGGCCGGTCGCCGCTGCCACGTCACATAATCGCGAATAGACATGTTTCGAACCATGAGACTTGCGGCCGTCGCTCTTGCCCTTATGGCTGCGGCCATCTCGTCCGCGCGCGCGGCCGACGTCACCTTCGACGACACTGCGCGTTTCCTCGCAGGCATGCAGCCGTCTGCGGACTCGCCGCTGGTGCCGCTGACCAAGGATCCGTCCTGGCAGCATCATGCAAAGTTCTTCGACGGGGCCTTTGCTCAGCTCGAGCAGCGGCAGCTCTCGAAGATCCAGAACTGGTCTGACGTCAATCTCGCCGCGCCACGGCCGACCATGTTCTACTTTTTCAGCGGCCCGGATTTCCTTTACGCCAACGCGTTCTATTCCAAGGCCAGCACCTATGTGCTCGGCGCGCTGGAGCCGGCCGGCGCGGTGCCCGATCTGACCAGGCTGCCGCGCGGCTCGGTCAATGCCGCGCTCTACAATGTCGAGCGCTCGCTCGGCTCGATCCTGAGCTTTTCCTTTTTCATCACCAAGCAGATGAAGGTCGACCTGCACGCCAACCAGGTCAATGGCACCTTGCCAATCCTCTATGTCTTCCTGGCGCGCTCCGGCAAGACCATCCGCAACGTCGAGATGGTCGCGCTCGACGACAAGGGCGGGGTGCATACCGGCAGCGATAATCCGGGGCCGAACGCCACGCGCGGCGTCCGCATCACGTTTGCTGGCGCCGACGGCGAGGCGCGTACGCTGTATTATTTTTCCACCGATCTCTCCAACTCGGGCGCACGTGCAGCCGGATTCCTGAAGTTCTGCGAGACGCTCGGGCCCGGCAACAGCCTGATCAAGAGTGCCTCGTATCTCCTGCACGCAGGCAATTTTACCGTCGCCCGCGACTGGCTGCTCGCCAATAGCGCGACCATCATCCAGGACGATTCCGGCATTCCGCTTGCCAATTACAATTCACGGCAATGGCGCTTCTTCCCGTTCGGCCGTTATCTCGGGCCGATCGGCGAATTCCCCGGCCGCTACCAGGAGCGCTACGCTGAATTGTTCACCCGCGCTCAGCCGATCGATTTCGGCGTCGGCTATCGCTGGCGGATGCATGAGTCGAATCTGCTGCTGTCGGTGAAGATCCCGGGGAGCGAGATCGCCCCGGCCGCCGAGACCACTTCGTCCGCCGAGCCACCGCCGAAACCGGCGCGGCCGAAGCGTCCGCGTCCACCCGAACCGATTCCGCCGCCGCCCGGACGTTTCTTCTGGTTCCGCTAACTACCAGTGCACGCTCTGGCTCGGCACGATGAACGCTGTCGTGCTTGATGGCGTTGCAAGGCTTGCCGCCAGGTACCATCCGGAGCCGACGACGAGGACGAGCAACGCGATGATCGCGAGCATGTCGATCGTTCTGGGATCGTGATCCCTGGGATGAAAGCTAAGATGCGAACCGGGCCTGAAGTGAAAATGATGGCTGATTTTCCAGCGCATTGTTGTTTCCTCCCGCGGGAGCATCACAACAACGCGAGGGCAGAGTTCCGGTTCCGCTCAGGGCAGCAACGCGCAAAGTCACTGCTTACGATGCGTTGACGCCGCGCCAGCGCGCGTAGCGCCATGGCAAGTACCAGCATGCACCTTGGGGGGCGGTGAGGGGGACGTTGTCGATGCCTGATGTGCCGAATGGATTGCAGCGCAGCAGGCGCGCCAGCGTCATCCAGCCGCCGGCCCAGAGTCCGAACCGTTCGATTGCCTCATCGCCATAGACGGAACAGGTCGGCAGATGGCGACAATTGTAGCCGACCAGGGGCGAAAGCGTATGGCGATAGAGCCAGATCAGCGCGCGGCCGAATCTGCGCGGCAACCGGGAGGCTTCGGCCAGGGAGGCGGAACAGTGCTCGCAGGTTGAGTGCTTCATGTGCGCTGTGCCGACATCCTGAGCGCGTTGATGCCCGGTTCCAACGCAGGGAACAACGAGCTGTTGTAGGCGCGCCATATTTTGCCTGCTTTCAGGGAGCAGTGCAGCAAGTACCTATGGACGATCTGTATTCCCCCGGATACCATTTTTGTGACGTCCATGTGTAGACTTGTTGGAACGTCGAAACGGGGCTTGCCTGACTGCTTTTGGGGCTTGGGGAAGGAACC
Coding sequences within it:
- a CDS encoding MFS transporter; amino-acid sequence: MENSGAGRFAPTALMLGNLVTGCSVLAPAGMLPELSAGLGISIHAAGLLITFGAITLCIGSPLTAWLTSRIERRLLLTTTLAVLALGNLASAFAPDYASLLAIRLVMLAVGALYTPQAAGTAALIVPAERRGSTIAFIFLGWSLAAAAGLPLITFIASRYGWRAAYGEIGALGCVSSLFLMMRLPGGLKGAPVDLKTWVDVGRNRIILLLLAITMLQMSGQFVVFTYMGPLLNKLTGAGPDAIGLVLALYGVCGFLGLVIATRIVDTAGPYRTSVLFTFLLLAGMTGWALGAGTLVLMAGAVAIWGLGFASTNSMQQVRLVAAAPALASATVALNTSVLYVGQAVGSAVGGMLFAREQLHMLGFVAVGFVVLAVIVVIVTRPRPLPAAKA
- a CDS encoding alpha/beta hydrolase yields the protein MRVDRTKASGTRGRALRIALISGLVPLLLTLVQCGQAPNPAALAANSQANVQVVAKTNPQVASGDTFEDRFPAPQFKERFPSASESFLQRQMSDFSPKRAVQQPPQPEQAPYKVASLEPQIPYRRPPREDLTTLVSMKSSAFPYFGNNPASDAPFLNVSKGDRRGHRSFSGRVFWQDETYNDSRVLVHVPEHFDVRKPGVIVVFFHGNGATLERDVRDRQLVPQQITASGANAVLLAPQMAVDAADSSAGKFWQPGGLKRFMEESANHLARLTGDPNSARAFANMPIVIVGYSGGFLPTAWSLEVGGISDRVRGVVLLDAVYGEMDKFASWIESHRSGFFVSSYTHYTARRDHELMSMLRQKGISVSEDMDGPLRPGSVVFVETGDGITHRDYVNRAWTQYPLKDVLVKMSATPALALTRIVATSPSASSR
- a CDS encoding APC family permease is translated as MTASDAGTAPWTARLTGGRSGVSVLVATAIVVADMIGVGVFTSLGFQVKDILSGFSILALWTVGGIVALCGVFSYSELGAMFPRSSGEYNFLGRAYHPAFGFLAGWVSATVGFAAPVALAAMAFGEYAKSVMPDLPPIPLAIGVVWLVSIVQLTGVRHSSTFQLISTILKVVLIVAFLVAGFIIGTPQPISFTPQAGDLAHIVSAPFAIGLVFVMYSFSGWNAATYIIGEMNTPQQSLPRALLAGTLIVLVLYVALNAVFLYSTPISALAGQLDVASVAGSAIFGNLGGRIVGAMICVGLISSISAMMWIGPRVMMTMGEDIPALRVFSKKSVNGAPAYAILFQLAVANLLLFTRSFEAVLDFIQFALLFCSFFTVAGVIKLRITAPDLPRPYRAWGYPFTPLIFLLVTASMMYYLLTERPVQSVSGMLVMLSGLLIYAVFRRRPVAAATSHNRE
- the yidD gene encoding membrane protein insertion efficiency factor YidD; the encoded protein is MKHSTCEHCSASLAEASRLPRRFGRALIWLYRHTLSPLVGYNCRHLPTCSVYGDEAIERFGLWAGGWMTLARLLRCNPFGTSGIDNVPLTAPQGACWYLPWRYARWRGVNAS